The window TAAGTGCCCAACCGCAGCGAGTCGAGCAGGAAAGGCTCCACTTTGGACAGCGGGCGGTCGATGCACTCGGCGAGGATGTCGTCGATGAGACCCATCGCGCGGCAGGTGCCGTAGGTCAGTTCGGTGGCCAGCGCGGCGTCGCGGCCGGAGATGCGGCGGTCGCGCAGCAGCTTGGGCAGCACGAGGTTGGCGTACGCGTCGTCGGCGCGCACGGCGCGCAGCGTGTCCAGCGCGGCCCGGCGGGCCGGGTCCTCGGTCGGGGGACGCTCGGGCGTGTCCGGCCTGCGCGGCGGTCGCGCGCGGCCCGGTCGTGATGGCCGATGCGCTCGTTTGCCTGGCTGCGTCACGTCAACCGCTCCCCTGCTTCGATGCGGATGCCGCGCGCCCAGTCGGTCGCCTGCATGCGTTTCTTCCCTTGTGCCTGTACTTCGCCCAGCTGCAACGGCCACGTGGCCGTCCCGACCAGGATGCGCTTGCGCTCGACGAGCAGTTCACCCGGGGCGAGATCGCCTTCGGCGCGGCTCATCGGGCCGAGCTTGATCCGCTCGCCGCGGAACTCCGCCCACGCGCCCGGTTCCGGCGTGACCGCGCGGACGCGGCGGTCGACGGCGAGGCCGGGGAGGGTGAAGTCGACCTTCGCGTCGTCGACGGTGATCTTGTGGGCGTAGCTGACGCCCTCTGCGGGCTGCTCGCGCGCGACCAGCTTGCCGCCTTCGATGCCGTCCAGTGTGGACAGCAGCAGACCGGCGCCCGCGTGCGCGAGGCGGTCGAGCAGGGCGCCGGAGGTGTCGTCGGGCCGGATCGGCTCGGTGAGCACACCGAAGACCGGACCCGCGTCGAGTTCCTTGACGATCTGGAACGTGCTGGCGCCGGTGATCTCGTCGCCGTGGTAGACCGCCGCCTGAACCGGGGCCGCGCCACGCCAGGCGGGCAGCACCGAGAAGTGCAGGTTCACCCAGCCGCAGCGGGGAATGTCCAAAGCGGACTGCGGCAGCATCGCGCCGTACGCCACGACGGGGCAGCAGTCCGGCTCGATCTCGCGCAGCCGCGTCTGGAAGGACTTGCTGGACGCCTTGACCGGGCTCAGCACCTCGATGCCGTGCTCATCGGCCAGCGCCGCGACCGGCGACCGGACCAGCTTGCGTCCGCGTCCGGCGGGCGCGTCCGGCCTGGTGACGACCGCGGCGACCTCATGGCGTCCGGACTCCAGCAGCGCCCGCAGCGACGGGACGGCGACCTCGGGCGTGCCCGCGAACACCAGCCGCATCAGTGGGCACCGAACAGCGGGTGCGGGCTCTGCTTGAGCGTGGGCACGGCGCCGTCGAACCAGTCGGCGTTGCGGATCTCGCGCATCGCGAGCTTGCGGGTGGCGTCGTCGAGCCGGTCGACGAACAGCACGCCGTCGAGGTGGTCGGTCTCGTGCTGGATGCAGCGGGCCAGCAGGTCGGTGCCCTCGATCTCGATGGGCTCGCCGTGCAGGTTGCACCCGCGCGCGACCACGTTGCTGTGGCGGCGGCAATCCCAGGAGAAGCCGGGGATGGACAGGCAGCCCTCGGGGCCCAGCTGGTAGTCCTCGCCGACCGAGGTCCACACCGGGTTGATCATGTGCCCAGCGAACCCGTCGCAGTGGTAGGTGAACACGCGCAGCCCGACCCCGAGCTGCGGCGCGGCGATCCCGGCACCGCCCTGGGACTCCATGGTGTCCCAGAGGTCCTTGACGAGGTTGTGCAGCTCTCGGTCGAAGTCGACCACCTCGGCCGCGGGCGTGCGCAGCACGGGATCCCCGAAGAGCCGGATCGGCTGAACGGTCACAAAGCTCCTTCGACGTGCGGGCGGTCGTCCCAGTGTATTCAGCTCCGATGCAACGCTTCACCCCGGAGCGGACACCTACCTTCGTGACTACCATCGCGCGATCAAGCTGGGGGGCGAGAGCGCTGGACGCATCCGACATCGCGGTGACCTCCGACAGCGACGCGGTCTTGTGGCGAAGAGCGGCCGAGGGCGACCGCTCCGCGTTCGGCCTGCTGTTCGAACGCCATGTCCAAGCCGTGTGGAACCACGCGTACCGGCTCACCGGGTCGTGGGCGCAGGCCGAGGACGTGACGTCGGCCGCGTTCATGACCGGCTGGTCGAGGCGCCGGGAGGTGACCCTGGTCCGGGACAGCGCGCTGCCCTGGTTCTACGCGGTCGTGGGCAACCTCGCGCGCACCGAGTTCCGGCGGTCGACCAGGTTCCTGCGGGCGGTGCGACGGGTGCCGGTCGAGGAGACCGCGGGCGACCATGCCGACGCCGTCGTCCAGCGGGTCGACGACGACCGGCGTACCAGGGAGGTCGCCGAAGCCGTGCGCTCGCTGCCGAAGGCGGAGCGGGAAGCGGTGGAGCTGTGTCTGTTGGGGGAAGTGTCGACCGCGGACGCGGCCGCGTTGCTCGGGGTCGCGGAGGTCAGCGTGCGATCGCGGCTGTCGCGGGCACGGGCCCGGCTGCGCACTGTGCTGGAGGAGAGGGCATGACCGAGGAGTGGAGGCCGTACGTCGCGCCCCCGCGGGATCTGCCGGACGACGTCCGCGACCGCATCCGGACCCGGGCGCTCGGCGAGGCGGCGGGGGGCAGGCGCCGCACACCGTTGGCCGTGGCGGCCGTCGTCGCACTGCTGGTGGCGGGCGGCTCGGCGGCGGTGGACTGGTTGGCCGGAGTAGAGCCACCCGCCAACGGCCTGCCGGGGCCGGAGGTCGACATGACCCGCGCGCAAACCGAGTTGGACCGCTGCTGGGCCGCCGTCGTGGACGCGGGCAAGGCCGCGCGATTCCCTCATCGGGCGACTTGGCGGCCGGTGATCGGCTGGCAGGTCGAAGGCCGGTGGATCTTGGCGGCCCGGTCTGGGGAGACGCCGATCTTCTGCGAGACGACCACGACGTCGGTGACAGTGGCGGACCCGAAAGCCTTGGCACCAGCCGCGTCGGGGACGGGGACGGCCGCGCTGCTGTTCACCCCGGCGGGCTCCGTCGCGGGGGTAGCGGACCCGACCTGGTCGACGCTGTTCGTCGACGCGGAATCCGGCGGCCCGACCGTGGGCCACGGCACGCAGGCCATGGTGAAGGACGGCATGTGGGTCGGGATGAATCCATTGAGCCAGGGTCCGATGAAGGTCTCCGCGACGGCCCCCATTGGGGACGGTGGCCCCCCGGAGGTCCGCAACCTGCCCACGCCCGCCGCTCCCGCGGTGTCCGTGGTGGATCGTCCCCTTCCGGCGGGCGAACGCGCCTCGTCGCAGGGCGCCTTCCTCGGCGAATGCCTGACGAAGTCGGAGACACCCGTGGTGGACCCCGACGCCTGGCAGCCGGGTGCGATGACGTCCGGTGGGGCGAAACGAACCGTCGTGGCGCGGCTTGGCGATCTGGTGGCGTCCTGCACCCGCGACTATGACGCGGGCACGGGTAGCCGCCGGTTCTCCTTCAGCGTCATCCATGAGGAGGTGATGCTCGCCCGGCCGATCCAGTTCGTCACGCTGGTCGAACCGGAGGCGGGTGAGAGCGCGTGGGCAATCGGGGCGGTCGAACCTGAGGTCTCGGGGATGAAGCTGACCATGAAACCCGGAGCGGAACCGATCTCGGTGCCGATCATCGGTTCGACGTTCGCGTTGCCGATCCCCCAAGAGCTGATGCCACAGGCATATGCAGTGCCAACGGGGGTTCAGGTCGTGGTGACCGATCGCAACGGCAAGGAGATTCACTCCGGGCAGTTGTTCCCGGGGTGACGGTCAGATCAGGTCGAGCGGGTCGAGTTGGACGCGCAGCGGGTCTGGTTCCTTGCGGGCGGTGCGGATGGCTTGGGCCTTGGCCAGGGCGGTGGCCAGGGCTCGGCCTTCGGCGCGGGTCACGCGGATCAGGGCGCGTTCGCGGGCCGCCTGGCCGTTGGCGTCCAGGTCGCCTAGCGGGACCGGGCCGAGGACTTCACCCGTCGGGGGCAGGGGGAGGTCGTCCAGGAATGCGGCGAGGGCGCTGGGGGTGCCGTCGACGGAGGCCATGCGGACGGCCGGGGGGAAGCCGAGTTCGGCGCGGGCGGCGAGTTCGCGGGACGCGTGCCAGACCGGGTCCCAGCGGACGAGGGCCTGGACGGTGGGGGCGGCCGAGTCGGCCATGACGACGACTCGGCCGCCGTCGCTTGCGGGCCTGACCAGCGCGGACGCGGTCATCCAGCGGCGGAGGGCTTCCTCGGTGGCGCGCAGGTCGGCGCGGTTGAGGAGGGCCCAGGCGTCGAGGAGGAGGGCGGCGCCGTAGCCGTGCTCGGCGACTGGTTCGGCGCCGGGGGTGGCGACGACCAGGGCGGGTTCGGGGCCGACTGCGGCGAGGACTTCTTGGCCGCCGGACGTGCGGACGGGGACGCCGGCGAAGGCTCGGCCCAGTTCCTCGGCGGTGCGTTTGGCGCCGATGACGACGGCGCGGAGTTTGCGGGAGCCGCAGGTGGGGCAGCGGTAGTTGGCGTCGGCGGCGGCGCACCAGCGGCAGGCGGGGGGTTTGTTCTCGCCCTGGCTCAGCGGGCCCGCGCAGCGCCGGCAGCGGGCCGGGGTGCGGCAGTCCTGGCAGGTCAGGGCCGGGACGTAGCCGCGGCGCGGGACCTGGACCAGGACGGGGTGGCCTGCCTTGAGGGCGGCTCGGGCCGCGTCGAAGGCGACGGAGGGGACGCGGGCGGTGCGGGCGGCCGGGTCGCGCGCGAGTTGGGTCTCGTGTTCGCCGATGGCGGTCACCCGTGGGGCGGCGTCGCGGATGGCGTCGCGGGTGGCGACGATCTCGGGGGCCCAGCCGGAGTCGACGAGGACCTGGGCCTCGGCGGTGCGGGCGAAACCGGCGACGAGCACGCTGGCCTTGCCGAGGGCGCCGCGCTGGATGAGGACGTCGCGGACGTGTGGGTAGGGCGAGCGCAGGTCGGAGTGCTGGTCGTCGCCGTCGTCCCAGACGACGAGGATGCCTGGCTTCTCGACCGGGGCGTAGGCACTGGCTCGGGTGCCGACCACGATCCGCGCGCGACCGCGCCGCAGGGAAAGCCAGGCCCGGTAGCGCTTCGCGGGACCTTGGTCGGCCGACAGCGCGACAACGGCGTCGGCTCCCGCGAGGGCCACGCAGGCGGCGTGGACGCGGGTGACATCGCGGTGGTCCGGCACGACGAGGACCGCGCCTCGGCCCGCGGAGGCGGCGGTGGCGGCGAGTTCGGCGAGGCGGGTGGGCCAGTCCTCCCCCGGCAGGGCCTGCCAGACGGCGTGGGCTTGCCTGCCGGTGCGGACGGCTTCGAGGAAGGCGGTGCCGCGCGGGTAGCGCGACCAGCCCGCCGGGTCGGGGACGGCGGGCGGTGGGGCGGGTTCGGCGGGGTCCTCGGCTTCGACCCGGCCGTGGCGGGGTGGGATGGCGAGGCGGAGGACGTCGATCATGGTGCCGCCGTAGCGGTCGGCGACGGCGCGGCAGAGGCGGGCGATCTCGGGGGCCAGGACCGGTTCGGGTGAGACGACTCGGTCGAGGAACTGGAGGGTGCCCGCGTGGTCGGACTCGGCGACCCGCTCGATCAGGAACCCGTCGACGAGTTGGCCCGCGAAGCGGACGCGGATTCGGCAGCCGGGGACGGCGTCGGCGTCGAGTTTGTCGGGGACGAGGTAGTCGTAGGTGCGGTCGAGGTGCGCGAGGGGCACGTCGACGTAGACCTTGGCGACGGGGAGATCGGGGGCGGGCTGTTGTTTGCCCTTCGGCGGGGCGGGTTTTTTGGGTGCGGCGACCTCGAACAGGGCGTCGGGGTCGGAGGTCATGTGCGCTGGTTTACCAGAGCGGACCGACGATCACTCGGTGCGGGCCAGCAGGTGCGGTGCCCAAGAGGAGGCGGGGAGGTGCAGAGTTCCCCCATCCGGGTTCTTGGAGTCGCGGAGGTGGACCTCGGTGGAATACGACACCTCGACGCAGTCATCCCCTACGGGGCTGCTGAAGGTCGACTTCCGCCACTCAGCGTGCATGCTGTTTCAGCTCCGTTCGTAATCGGCCGCCATCATCGCCAGGAAGTTCACCGAATCGGCGGAACTCAACGACAGCTTGGCCAGCATATCCGTCAGGCCATGGAACTCGTCGGTGTCTTCCTGCTCGTGCAGGAACCCCGAAGCGCCTTCGTGTTCCACGTAGACGATCGGCGGTTCCTTGGCGAACTCCAGCTTCGAGAAGTAGCCGGGGTTGCGATAGAGCCCGTGCCGGAAAGGGATTACGTGGATGGAGATATTCGGCAGCTTGGCTATATCCATGAGCCAACGCAACTGCTCGACCATCAGTTCCGGGCTGCCGCACGACCGGCGCAAGACGGCTTCATCGATGATGGCCGTATACGCCGGGGCTGCGAGTTTGGTCAGCACCGACTGGCGCTCCATGCGCCCAGTCAGGCGCACGGTCACCTCTTCTTCGCCCGGATCACCGAACGACAAGACCCTCCGCGCATAGCCGCGGGTCTGCAGGAGCCCCGGCACGTATGACGGAGCGAAGTTCACGATGGAGATCGCAGCGTCCTCGAAGATCGGCAAGGCGGGGCGATCGACCGGGAACCGCACCGCGAGCCAGTGCGGCGCCTGCAAGTCCTCCACCAAGCCCATGGTTCGCTTGCGGTCGGGACCGATCACCCCGTAGATCGCCAGCATGGCGGAGACTTCGGCGATGCTCGCGACTCGGCGGGCGTTCTCCGTGCGGTTCAGGGTGGCGATGGAGACGCCCAGCCGCGCTGCGGCTTGGCGAGTGGTGAGGCCCGCGCGCTCGCGCATGGTCGTCAGTTCGTTCCCCAGGGCGCGCATTCGGGCGGGCAGTCGTTCGCTCATGTGTTCATGAGATCAGCTTCCACCCAAGCCGCAACCGCCACGAATGGCTGAGCTTTCTCAGGGGTCGTAACGCTGATCGTGGTAGGCCGCGTACATCGCCACGACTTCCGCGCGGTCGTGCGGTTCCGCCTCTTCGCGGATCCGTCGATTCAACCCGGCCGGGTATCCGTGTTTTACGAGCCGCCGCTCCGACGCGTGCTCCATAAAGGACATCGCGAAGTACAAACCGGTGATATAAGCCAACGTCACCATCGAGAACCGCAACGACAACGGGCCTGGCACCAACATCAGCAGCCACCACGGCGCCAACAGCACCAGCGACCGTGCCAAATGCCGGAAGACCCATGTCCGACACGTCAGGTCCCACAGCACCCAGTGCCGGAACCGATCAGGCAGCCTTCCCCCGATGGCATACCAAAGCCACCGCACGGGGCCAGGACGGTCTCGGACCACACCGGACATGCTAAGCGGCCGGTGTCCAGGTGGCTTGATCACCCTGAACACCGGCCGCTTAGGAAGAACTAGTGACCGACGGCCTGCTTGAGGTCGTCCGCCCGGTCCGTGCGCTCCCACGGGAGGTCCAGCTCCGGGCGACCGAAGTGGCCGTACGCCGCGGTCGGCGCGTAGATCGGCCGCAGCAGGTCGAGGTCGCGAATGATCGCCGCGGGACGGAGGTCGAAGACCTCGCGAATCGCTTCCTGGATCTTCAGCGGGTCGGCGTTCTCGGTGCCGAACGTCTCGACGAACAGGCCCACGGGCGCGGCCTTGCCGATCGCGTACGCGACCTGCACCTCGATACGCGAAGCGAGGCCCGCCGCGACGGCGTTCTTCGCGACCCAGCGCATCGCGTACGCCGCCGAGCGGTCGACCTTTGACGGGTCCTTGCCGGAGAACGCGCCACCACCGTGCCGCGCCATGCCGCCGTAGGTGTCGACGATGATCTTGCGGCCGGTCAGGCCCGCGTCACCCATGGGGCCACCGATGACGAACCGACCGGTCGGGTTGACCAGCAGGCGCACGTTCTCGGTGTCGAGGTCGAGGTCCGCCAGCTCCGGCAGCACGACCTGCTCGCGCACGTCGACACCGAGCAGCTTCTCCAGGTCGACGCCCTCCGCGTGCTGGCTGGACACGACCACCGTGTCCAAACGCACCGCGCGGTCGCCGTCGTACTCGATGGTGACCTGGGTCTTGCCGTCGGGACGCAGGTACGGCAGCACACCGTCCTTGCGGACCTTGGTGAGCCGCTTCGCGAGCCGGTGCGCGAGCGCGATCGGCAGCGGCATCAGCTCGGGGGTGTCCGTGCAGGCGTAGCCGAACATCAGCCCCTGGTCGCCCGCGCCCTGGCGGTCGATCTCGTCCTCGGCGTGGTCCACCCGCGACTCATACGCGGTGTCGACGCCCTGGGCGATGTCCGGGGACTGCGACCCGATGGCGATGTTCACGCCACACGAGTTGCCGTCGAAACCCTTGGCCGAGGAGTCATACCCGATCTTGAGGATGACGTCACGCACGATCGACGGAATGTCCGCGTACGCCTCAGTGGTGACCTCACCGGCGACGTGCACCTGGCCGGTGGTCACCAGCGTCTCGACCGCCACGCGCGAACGCGGGTCCTTGGACAGCAGTGCGTCCAGAACGGAGTCACTGATGGCGTCGCAGATCTTGTCCGGGTGGCCCTCAGTGACCGACTCCGAAGTGAACAGTCGGCGGCTACCTGTCTCACTCACGACTAACCCCACCTCATCCGAAGACTTATCGTCTTCACTTTATCCAGGCGGCGTGTCGCGCCGCGACCGGCTGATTGTGCTCACCACGGCATCCCAGACTTCGGACGCCACTTGTGCTTTCGAACCGAAGGCGATAGCTCGTTCCGTGCCGTCGGCACTGAGCAACCACCCTTCATTGTCCTCGGTCTCGAACGCTTTGCCTTCTCCCACCCTGTTGACCACGAGCAAATCGCAACCCTTGCGGGCGAGCTTGGCGCGCGCGTGGTCGAGGACGTCGGACCCGTTGTCGCCGGTCTCGGCGGCGAACCCGACTATGACCTGGCTGGCGACCTGGCCGGAGCCCGGTTCGCGACGCCGGTTCTCGACCAACTCGGCCAGCACGTCGGCATTGCGGGTGAGCGCGACCGCGTCCGGATCCGCTTCGGTCTTCTTTATTTTGAACTCGGCCCGGTGCGTCGGCCGGAAATCGGCGACGGCGGCGGCCATGACCACCACATCGGCGTCGGCGGCCGCTTTGTGAACAGCGTCGCGCAATTCCGCCGCGGTTCCGGCATTGATGATCTCCGCGCCCGCGGGCTCCGGGAGCGCGGCGGTGTGGGCGGAGACCAAAGTCACGCGCGCGCCGCGCTGCACGGCCGTGCGTGCGAGGGCGTAGCCCTGCTTGCCGGACGAGCGGTTGCCCAGGAAACGGACCGGGTCGAGAGGCTCGCGGGTGCCGCCCGCCGAGACGACGACGTGCAGACCCTCCATGTCGCGCGGGAGGGCGTCGGAGCGGGCCATCAGCAGCCGGGCCAGGTCGACGATCTCGGCCGGGTCGGCGAGCCTGCCCTTGCCGGTGTCGGCGCCGGTGAGCCTGCCGCTGGCGGGCTCGGACACCACGACCCCGCGCGAACGCAGGGTGGCGACGTTGGCCTGGGTGGCCGCGTGCTCCCACATCTCGGTGTGCATGGCCGGGACCATCAGCACCGGGCAGCGCGCGGTGAGCAGGGTGTTCGTCAGCAGGTCGTCGGCCAGACCGTGCGCGGCCTTGGCGAGCAGATCCGCCGTCGAGGGCACGACCACGACGATGTCGGCCTCTTGGCCGAGTCGCACGTGCGGCACCTCGGGCACATCGGAGAACACGCCGGTGTGGACCTTGTTGCCGGACAGGGCCTCGAAGGTCGCGGCACCGACGAACCGCAGAGCGGCCTCGGTCGGCACCACCCGCACGTCGTGACCGGACTCGGTCAGTCGGCGCAGGACCTCACAGGCCTTGTAGGCGGCGATGCCGCCGCCTACGCCCAGGACGACCCGAGGCCGGGACGTCACTCGCCCTCGGTGTGCTCAAGCAGACCGGAGTGGATTTCGCGCAGCGCGATGGACAGCGGCTTCTCGCGCGGGCCGGGCTCGACGAGCGGGCCGACGTACTCGAGAAGACCCTCGCCCAGCTGGGCGTAGTAGTCGTTGATCTGACGCGCGCGCTTGGCCGCGTAGATCACCAGGGCGTACTTGGAGCTGACCTTCTCGAGCAGGTCATCGATCGGCGGGTTGGTGATGCCTTCGAGGGCGGTCGACGGCTCGCCCAATGCGCCCAACTCGGTAGGGGTGATCACTCGCAACAGCTCCAGGTCAATCCGATGATGGCGTGAGTACCAAGGTTAGCAACTCGGTGGCGGCCTGCCGTACATCGGCATTCACCACGACCGCGTCGAACTCCGTCGACGCGGCCAGTTCTTCCTGCGCTATGGCCAGCCTACGGGCGACCACGGTCTCCTCCTCGGTGCCACGGCCGGTGAGCCTGCTCACCAGCGTGTCCCAGGACGGCGGCACCAGCATGACCAGCTGGGCCAGCGGCATGGCCGCGCGCACCTGGCGCGCGCCCTGCAGCTCGATCTCCAGCACGGCCGGCTTGCCCGAGGCCAGCGCGGCCTCGACCGGGGCGCGTGGGGTGCCGTAGTGGTTGCCCGCGAACTCCGCGTGCTCCAGCAACTCGCCCGCCTCGACCATGCGGTCGAACTCGGCGCGGGTGACGAAGTGGTAGTGCGCGCCGTCGATCTCGCCGGGGCGCGGGGCCCTGGTCGTGACCGAGACACTGAAGTAGAGGTCGGGGTGGAGCCTGCGCAGTTCGCCGACCACGCTCGACTTGCCCACACCCGACGGACCCGACACGACAGTGAGCCGGGACCGGGTAGCGACACCCGGGCCCGGCTCACGGCCGTTCAAACTGTCATTCACTCGCTGGGGAACTCGGCGAGCAGGGCCTTGCGCTGACGGTCTCCGAGACCGCGAAGACGGCGGCTCGGGGCGATCTCAAGGCGCTCGATGATCTGCTGAGCACGCACCTTGCCGACGCCTGGGAGGGCCTCCAGCAGAGCGGTCACCTTCATCTTGCCGAGGATCTCGTCGTTGTCCGACTGAGTCAGCACGTCCTTGAGGGTGGTGCCGCCTCGCTTCAGGCGCTCCTTGAGCTCAGCCCGGACGCGACGGGCGGCAGCCGCCTTCTCCAGCGCTGCGGCCCGCTGCTCCTCGGTCAGCTGGGGAAGGGCCACGATTTCCTCCGTGGGGATTGGTTCTCCGGATCGGTGCCAGGACGTTACCGAGCCCTGGCCTGCGAAGACAACGCGGGTCCCGTCTGTGCGCACGGTGACGACGTGCTAGAAGTTGATCAACGTCCGCGCTTGGGCGGTGCTGTGACCTGCGTCGATCGTTTGCGTGGGGGCGGAAAGTGGCTCGTCACGGAGCGCGATCGGGCGCCCACGGGAGGAGAAAGTGTCATTTCCACCACTTTCCGAGTTGTTCTGAACACACCCTGTCAGACGACCCGCTGCTACCTGCGGGAACAGGTTTGGGGTTCGCGCATCCACCGAATGGCGCAATGTGGGCCGATTCTGCGTCCGATTTTCGCGGCGGGGTGCGGTGCCGCTGATGGGGAAACGCCGGGATCAGGACGCGTCGAGGGGCAGGTCTGGGGCTAGGGGTGCGGAGGAAATTCGGGGCTTGCCGATGCCGTTTTCTCGCGCACGAGAAACGGCATCGCGGGCATTGGAAGGCCGCATATGGGCGCCGCGCTGCCGGGAGGGGCTCAGGGGGCCATGGGCGTACCGGACCGGGCAGGGTTACGGACGCGGCGGGTCGACAGGCGTGCGGGGCGGCTGGAGGGGGTCGGTCTCGCACGCACACATGCGAACGAGAAGACGGCGCCGTGAGGTGCCACGGCGCCGTCTTCTCGTGCGTTGTTCAGCCTGCGGCCAGTTCGTCCCTGGCCCGCAGCGCGGCGGTGCGGAGGGCCGCGACATCAGGGCCGTGTTTCAAGACGTCCCTGGAGCTGGTGGGCAGCACGTGGGCCATCGGACCGAACACCCGGTCCAAGTCCGCCGCGCCCGCGCCCTGGGCGCCCACGCCGGGGGCCAGGATCGGGCCGTTGAGCTTGGACAGGTCCAGGCCCGTCTCCCCCACCGTCGCGCCGATGACCAGGCCCACCGAGCCCATCGGGTCGGCACCCGCGTTTCGCAGAGACGCTTCGTCCACGACCGTCTGCGCGACCAACTTGCCGTCGCCGACCGCGCGCTGGACCGACGCGCCCTCCTTGTTCGACGTCAGCGCCAGGACGAACACGCCTCGACCCGTTCGCTCCGCCTCGTCGATCGCCGGAGCCAGCGAGCCGAACCCCAGGAAGGGCGACAGCGTCACCGCGTCCGCGGCGAGGGGGGAACCCTCACCGAGATACGCGGCGGCGTAGGCGGCCATCGTGGAGCCGATATCGCCCCGCTTCACGTCGAGCA is drawn from Actinokineospora alba and contains these coding sequences:
- the mihF gene encoding integration host factor, actinobacterial type is translated as MALPQLTEEQRAAALEKAAAARRVRAELKERLKRGGTTLKDVLTQSDNDEILGKMKVTALLEALPGVGKVRAQQIIERLEIAPSRRLRGLGDRQRKALLAEFPSE
- the pyrF gene encoding orotidine-5'-phosphate decarboxylase, coding for MRAPFGARLAESVAARGRLCVGIDPHPGLLDAWGLPQDVSGLERFALTCVEALAGEISVLKPQSAFFEAYGSRGVAVLERVIAESQAAGALVLLDVKRGDIGSTMAAYAAAYLGEGSPLAADAVTLSPFLGFGSLAPAIDEAERTGRGVFVLALTSNKEGASVQRAVGDGKLVAQTVVDEASLRNAGADPMGSVGLVIGATVGETGLDLSKLNGPILAPGVGAQGAGAADLDRVFGPMAHVLPTSSRDVLKHGPDVAALRTAALRARDELAAG